A part of Caldicellulosiruptor owensensis OL genomic DNA contains:
- a CDS encoding ABC transporter permease, whose protein sequence is MENISKELFVPVPKEERQQETIVRPSMSYWQDAWRRLKANKVAMVSLWTIVFFVLLAIIGPIVMPYRYDQQIRGHEALPPSLTHLFGTDELGRDLFVRCLYGMRISLSIGIVATIINIVIGVLYGGISGYIGGKVDNIMMRIVDILYSIPLMIYVILLSVSLKPALEKLFDKYSFLSGLQTVGAPLVCIYIALGLTYWISMARIVRGEILSLKQQEYVTAAKTIGASGFRILLRHLIPNSMGSIIVTATLQIPSAIFTESFLSFIGLGVDAPVPSLGSLASDGVNGFISYPYRLFFPSLLLCLIILAFNLFGDGLRDALDPRMRK, encoded by the coding sequence ATGGAGAATATATCAAAAGAACTTTTTGTACCAGTTCCAAAAGAAGAAAGGCAACAAGAGACAATTGTCAGGCCAAGCATGAGCTACTGGCAGGATGCATGGAGAAGACTTAAAGCTAATAAAGTAGCAATGGTTTCTTTATGGACGATAGTGTTTTTTGTATTGCTTGCCATAATTGGTCCGATTGTTATGCCATACAGGTATGACCAGCAGATAAGAGGACATGAAGCATTGCCACCATCGCTTACTCACTTATTTGGAACCGATGAGCTTGGTAGAGATTTGTTTGTAAGATGCTTGTATGGTATGAGAATTTCTCTTTCCATAGGAATTGTTGCAACAATTATAAATATTGTGATTGGTGTTTTATATGGGGGCATCTCAGGATATATAGGTGGCAAAGTTGACAATATAATGATGAGAATAGTTGATATCCTGTACAGTATACCTTTAATGATTTACGTTATTCTTCTTTCAGTATCGCTGAAACCTGCTTTGGAGAAGTTGTTTGATAAGTATTCGTTTTTGAGCGGACTTCAGACAGTGGGTGCACCACTTGTTTGTATATATATTGCACTGGGATTGACATACTGGATTTCGATGGCGAGGATTGTACGTGGCGAGATATTGAGCTTAAAACAGCAAGAGTATGTCACAGCGGCAAAGACAATTGGTGCAAGTGGCTTTAGAATTTTGCTCAGGCACCTGATTCCAAACAGTATGGGGTCAATTATAGTCACTGCTACACTGCAGATTCCAAGCGCTATTTTTACTGAGTCTTTCTTGAGCTTTATTGGCCTTGGTGTTGACGCACCTGTTCCATCGCTTGGTTCTTTAGCATCAGACGGTGTTAACGGTTTTATATCATACCCTTATAGGTTATTTTTTCCGTCACTTTTGTTGTGTTTGATAATACTTGCATTCAACTTGTTTGGGGATGGGCTTAGAGATGCACTTGATCCAAGAATGAGAAAGTAA
- a CDS encoding ABC transporter permease: MARYILKRVVWSIVSLFVIITVTFFLMRMIPGGPFTGEKTLPEQILQNLNEKYGLNKPLAIQYFKYLNSLLHGDLGISMRNQGRTVNEIIAETFPVSAKVGILAIILSLLIGIPLGIWSAVHQGKWQDNLSMVIATIFITIPGFVLAVILMYIFGVKLQLVPIMGLDEPRSYILPVVTLAAYPISFIARLIRSSMLESLSQDYIRTARAKGLSDFIVIYKHALKNSLIPVVTYLGPLIAGILTGSFVVEKIFSIPGMGRFYVDSISNRDYSLVMGTTIFYAAFLILMNLIVDIIYVFIDPRIKLED, encoded by the coding sequence GTGGCAAGATACATACTCAAAAGGGTAGTGTGGTCCATTGTATCATTATTCGTGATAATTACTGTTACATTTTTTCTCATGAGAATGATACCAGGTGGTCCGTTCACGGGTGAAAAGACTTTGCCTGAGCAGATTTTACAAAACCTGAACGAAAAATATGGTCTAAATAAACCGCTTGCAATCCAGTACTTTAAGTATTTAAATAGCCTTTTGCACGGCGATTTGGGAATTTCAATGAGAAATCAGGGCAGAACTGTCAATGAAATTATCGCAGAGACATTTCCTGTTTCTGCCAAGGTAGGTATTTTAGCTATAATCCTAAGCCTTTTGATAGGAATACCTCTTGGTATTTGGTCAGCTGTACATCAAGGAAAGTGGCAAGACAATTTGTCGATGGTGATAGCTACAATTTTCATTACAATACCTGGATTTGTGCTTGCGGTAATTTTGATGTATATCTTTGGTGTAAAGCTTCAGCTTGTTCCTATTATGGGGTTAGATGAGCCAAGAAGTTATATTCTCCCGGTTGTGACGTTGGCAGCTTATCCAATATCCTTTATTGCAAGGCTTATTCGAAGCAGTATGCTTGAAAGTTTATCACAGGACTATATAAGAACTGCACGGGCGAAAGGACTTTCAGATTTCATAGTCATATACAAACATGCGCTGAAAAACTCTTTGATTCCTGTTGTAACATACTTAGGTCCTTTAATTGCAGGAATACTCACTGGTAGTTTTGTTGTTGAAAAGATTTTCTCAATCCCAGGAATGGGAAGGTTCTATGTTGATAGTATATCAAACAGAGACTATTCGCTTGTAATGGGAACCACAATATTTTATGCAGCATTTTTGATACTTATGAATCTTATTGTAGACATTATCTATGTATTTATAGACCCGCGTATAAAACTTGAGGACTGA
- a CDS encoding L-lactate dehydrogenase encodes MRKPGKIVIIGTGFVGASTAFALVDAGLATELVLIDVNRGKAEGEAMDLNHGISFVKPVKIWAGDYEDCKDADIIIITAGANQKPGETRLDLTHKNAQITKSIVENIIKYTQDAILLMVTNPVDVLTYVMYKVSGLPKNQIIGSGTVLDSSRFRYLLAQHCQVDVRNVHAYILGEHGDSEIAAWSLTNIGGVNFLQECLLCGKNCSPEVKEEIFNKVKNAAYEIIERKGATYYAIALAVRRIVEAIIRDENSILPVSSIVDDVYGVKDVAISLPAIVNKSGVVKVFDIPLTDEEKEKLKNSAQVIKSVIESLKL; translated from the coding sequence ATGAGAAAACCGGGTAAAATTGTAATAATTGGAACAGGATTTGTGGGCGCATCCACTGCTTTTGCTCTTGTAGATGCCGGGCTTGCAACAGAACTTGTTCTGATCGATGTCAACCGAGGAAAAGCTGAAGGTGAAGCAATGGATTTAAATCACGGAATATCTTTTGTAAAACCCGTCAAGATATGGGCAGGTGATTATGAGGATTGCAAAGATGCTGATATAATAATAATCACTGCTGGAGCTAATCAAAAGCCTGGTGAAACAAGGCTTGATCTTACTCATAAAAATGCGCAGATTACAAAGTCGATAGTGGAAAATATTATCAAATACACGCAGGATGCAATACTTTTAATGGTGACAAATCCTGTTGATGTTCTCACTTACGTAATGTATAAAGTTTCAGGTCTGCCAAAAAATCAGATTATAGGATCTGGAACAGTCTTAGACTCATCACGATTCAGATACCTCTTGGCACAGCACTGCCAGGTCGACGTGAGAAATGTCCATGCATATATCTTGGGCGAACATGGAGACAGTGAGATTGCTGCATGGTCGCTTACAAACATAGGTGGCGTGAATTTTTTGCAAGAGTGTCTTTTGTGCGGGAAAAACTGCTCACCTGAAGTAAAAGAGGAAATATTCAACAAAGTAAAAAACGCTGCATACGAAATAATTGAAAGAAAAGGAGCAACATATTACGCCATTGCATTGGCTGTTAGAAGAATTGTTGAAGCTATAATCAGAGATGAAAATTCTATACTTCCTGTCTCATCAATAGTTGATGACGTATATGGTGTAAAAGATGTTGCAATTTCCCTTCCTGCAATTGTCAACAAAAGCGGAGTTGTAAAGGTATTTGATATACCGCTGACAGATGAGGAAAAAGAAAAGCTCAAAAACTCTGCTCAGGTAATAAAAAGTGTGATAGAGTCTTTAAAATTGTAA
- the rpsT gene encoding 30S ribosomal protein S20, translating into MANTKSAKKKIKVIRRRTIENKIQKFKMKKAIKEVKKALLSGDIEKAKELYSKAAKLIDQTAAKGVIHKNNASRKKSRLMKLINKYAALSSPQPESKAQ; encoded by the coding sequence TTGGCAAATACCAAGTCTGCTAAAAAGAAGATAAAAGTTATAAGACGTAGAACTATTGAAAATAAGATTCAAAAATTTAAAATGAAAAAAGCCATAAAAGAGGTCAAAAAAGCACTACTTAGCGGTGACATCGAAAAGGCAAAAGAACTTTACTCAAAAGCTGCAAAGCTCATTGACCAGACAGCTGCAAAAGGTGTTATACACAAGAACAATGCTTCAAGAAAGAAATCAAGGCTTATGAAGCTCATCAACAAGTACGCTGCTCTGTCTTCGCCACAGCCAGAATCAAAAGCTCAATAA
- the holA gene encoding DNA polymerase III subunit delta, protein MAEKSKEIIKELNSQLLKKDFKKIYLFYGQEIFLIDEYTRRFSHAIVGGNLNNIVKFDGETANYNDIINEMFSISFDLEPRVLIFKNFFKYASTNSNLNLSAIIDNLKNFKSDSTYIIFKEYEAKENKLFSALKQIAYSAEFVQPSMSDLVRWVQNVMSKEGKAISENMAQEIILHYNKDMMLIYNYLQVLISYLGKRSKVTHEDILKTLTDNPQDHIFQMLDAFATKDTEGGYKYLRELYQLRTSVSKILALILRHFKILGMLKEMQETNKKQIAKQLGILEFFVDKYKKQAESFTLDKIKSIIQKTIEYEYMIKKGQIDDETALEMLLYQIVK, encoded by the coding sequence TTGGCTGAAAAATCAAAAGAGATTATAAAAGAATTAAATTCGCAGCTCTTGAAAAAGGATTTCAAGAAGATTTACCTTTTTTATGGACAAGAAATATTTTTGATTGACGAATATACGAGGCGCTTTAGCCATGCCATCGTTGGTGGGAATTTGAACAACATAGTAAAGTTTGACGGTGAGACTGCAAATTATAATGATATAATAAACGAAATGTTTTCAATATCTTTTGATTTAGAGCCAAGAGTGCTAATTTTCAAAAACTTTTTCAAGTACGCATCTACAAACTCCAACTTAAATCTTTCTGCTATCATAGATAATCTCAAGAATTTTAAAAGTGACAGTACTTATATAATCTTTAAAGAATACGAAGCAAAAGAAAACAAGTTGTTTTCTGCCCTCAAACAGATAGCTTATTCTGCAGAGTTTGTGCAGCCTTCCATGTCAGATTTAGTAAGGTGGGTTCAAAATGTAATGTCAAAAGAAGGGAAAGCAATCTCTGAAAATATGGCACAAGAGATTATTCTTCATTACAACAAGGATATGATGCTTATCTACAACTATCTACAAGTTCTCATTTCATATCTTGGCAAAAGGAGCAAAGTTACACATGAGGATATATTAAAAACCTTAACCGACAATCCACAAGACCATATATTTCAGATGCTTGATGCTTTTGCCACAAAGGACACAGAAGGTGGTTATAAGTATCTGAGAGAGCTGTATCAGCTCAGGACAAGTGTCAGCAAGATTTTGGCTTTGATTTTGCGTCATTTTAAGATACTTGGAATGTTAAAAGAGATGCAGGAAACAAATAAGAAACAGATTGCAAAACAGCTTGGTATTCTTGAGTTCTTTGTTGACAAGTACAAAAAACAAGCAGAAAGCTTTACCCTTGACAAGATAAAATCTATAATCCAAAAAACCATAGAATATGAGTACATGATAAAAAAAGGGCAAATTGATGATGAGACAGCACTTGAAATGCTTTTGTACCAGATTGTAAAATAA
- a CDS encoding DNA internalization-related competence protein ComEC/Rec2: protein MTRKALFVAGFMMIGIVLGRNIKEIEALVFCLLLILGALCAAYYFFPQYFKKEKFLFILCFLFLTLQLFRTHYIFYVHEPQKNLDGRHVSIVGSVCSFPETSEKKTSFYLKTNLNAKAVTLRVTTESKKSIFYGDTVKVSGKLKIPKGKTNRFGFDYREYLKGKGAIYTLFSKDIEVISQGKNVLSLLNRFSTMLNNLIDRSFKNDISSLLKGLILGNKSTIPDDMYKDFQRSGLAHLLAVSGGNVGVLCAFVEILFRRILKVYGKGVNSLIIGVIIVFAIVTGMSASVVRASIMAAIFYAGRIIYRNPDTLNSLAVSSVLMLLVNPLFLFDVGFQLSFLSVLSIILFYKGIYEYFAKLKIPRGVSSLIAVSISAQILILPLMAYYFSEVSVISFLTNIVAVPVASAVVPSGLMYFIFLIFNIDILPFKWFLEVCVNVLIYLSRLSHVGFSHVKVILWNEKLFFCYYLVVAYLIFKSFMSRHLKYVVYLSIGGLLVAFIFQMLVNYNRLIINVIDVGQGDSSLITYKGFSMLIDTGPEYEDFSSLKRVVLPYILKRGVAKLDILVLTHKHNDHIGDFDYLLDEMEVDRIVTSKEVYLENAHKLKGQEVVLVDDLKVYRYKDLKAYFIPPVEQDENSSVVVKLTFGNFSMLFTGDASYESEIEYMKRFNLHATILKVGHHGSSTATSEEFLESVKPKVAVISVGKGNIFGHPSNEVLQRLKSKNIKVYRTDSNGTVDILVDRNKVIINPYIVR from the coding sequence ATGACAAGAAAGGCGTTATTTGTTGCCGGTTTTATGATGATAGGAATTGTTCTGGGCAGAAATATAAAAGAAATTGAGGCACTTGTATTTTGCCTTTTGCTAATTTTAGGAGCGCTGTGTGCTGCCTACTATTTTTTTCCTCAGTACTTTAAAAAGGAAAAGTTTTTGTTTATTTTATGTTTTCTTTTTCTTACACTGCAGCTTTTCAGGACACACTACATTTTCTATGTCCACGAACCACAAAAAAATCTGGATGGGAGACATGTTTCTATTGTTGGTAGTGTGTGCTCATTTCCCGAGACAAGTGAAAAAAAGACTTCCTTTTATCTGAAAACAAATCTAAACGCAAAGGCTGTTACTCTTAGAGTTACAACAGAGTCTAAAAAAAGTATTTTTTATGGAGATACTGTGAAAGTTTCTGGAAAACTTAAAATTCCAAAAGGAAAGACAAATAGATTTGGATTTGACTACAGGGAATATTTGAAAGGCAAAGGTGCTATTTATACACTTTTCTCAAAAGACATAGAGGTTATCTCTCAAGGCAAAAATGTTCTCAGTCTTCTCAATAGATTTTCTACAATGCTAAATAATCTCATAGATAGGTCTTTTAAAAATGATATATCTTCACTTTTGAAAGGTCTAATTCTTGGCAACAAATCCACAATTCCAGATGATATGTACAAAGACTTTCAGCGAAGCGGGCTTGCTCACCTTCTTGCGGTCTCTGGTGGAAATGTAGGTGTGCTATGCGCTTTTGTTGAGATTTTGTTCAGAAGAATATTAAAGGTTTATGGTAAGGGAGTAAACTCTTTAATAATAGGTGTTATAATTGTTTTTGCTATTGTCACAGGTATGTCGGCATCTGTTGTTAGAGCCTCAATTATGGCGGCAATCTTCTATGCTGGAAGAATTATTTACAGAAATCCTGATACGCTCAACAGCTTGGCAGTATCAAGCGTTTTGATGCTGCTTGTAAATCCACTTTTTCTTTTTGACGTTGGGTTTCAGCTGTCTTTTTTGAGTGTTCTTTCAATAATTCTGTTTTATAAAGGGATATATGAGTATTTTGCAAAGTTAAAGATACCAAGAGGTGTATCTTCACTTATTGCAGTTTCAATTTCTGCTCAAATTTTAATATTGCCGTTGATGGCTTATTATTTTTCTGAGGTCTCAGTTATTTCTTTCCTGACAAACATAGTTGCTGTGCCAGTTGCAAGTGCTGTTGTACCAAGTGGGCTGATGTATTTTATATTTTTGATCTTCAATATAGATATATTGCCATTTAAATGGTTTTTAGAAGTCTGTGTGAACGTGCTAATATACCTTTCAAGACTATCTCATGTAGGGTTTTCCCATGTGAAAGTCATTTTATGGAATGAGAAGCTATTTTTTTGTTACTATCTTGTTGTAGCTTATTTGATTTTTAAAAGCTTTATGAGCAGGCACCTAAAATATGTGGTTTATTTGAGCATTGGTGGGCTACTTGTGGCATTCATTTTCCAGATGCTCGTAAATTACAACAGGCTCATCATAAACGTAATAGATGTAGGACAGGGAGACAGTAGCCTTATTACATACAAAGGATTTTCAATGCTGATTGATACAGGACCTGAGTATGAAGATTTCAGCAGCTTGAAAAGAGTTGTTCTTCCGTATATACTCAAAAGAGGAGTAGCAAAACTTGATATTTTAGTTTTGACGCACAAACACAATGACCACATTGGAGATTTTGATTATTTGCTTGATGAGATGGAAGTTGACAGGATTGTAACATCAAAAGAGGTCTATCTTGAAAATGCTCATAAGCTCAAAGGGCAGGAGGTTGTGTTAGTAGATGACTTAAAAGTTTATCGCTACAAGGATTTAAAAGCCTATTTTATCCCACCGGTAGAACAAGATGAAAATAGTTCTGTTGTTGTGAAGCTGACCTTTGGCAATTTTAGCATGCTTTTTACAGGTGATGCTTCATATGAGTCTGAGATAGAATACATGAAAAGGTTTAATTTACATGCGACCATTTTAAAAGTGGGGCACCATGGAAGCAGCACCGCAACATCTGAAGAATTTTTAGAAAGTGTGAAGCCGAAGGTTGCTGTGATTTCAGTAGGAAAAGGCAACATATTTGGACATCCTTCAAATGAGGTCTTGCAAAGGCTCAAGAGCAAAAATATAAAGGTTTACAGGACAGATTCAAATGGAACCGTAGATATATTGGTTGACAGAAATAAAGTGATAATAAACCCCTATATTGTGAGGTGA
- a CDS encoding PHP domain-containing protein: MIDLHVHTTFSDGTLTPQEVVKLAKEKGLIAIAITDHDTTDGVKAAIEEGERLGLKVVSGVEISADFEIEMHILGLFIDIDNEFLQSKLKILEKFRKERNPKMVEKLRQLGYDISMDEVKEIASGEMIGRPHIAQVLVKKGYFSSTKEVFEKLLGFGKPAYVKKDKLKPQDAIEAIKKAGGLAILAHPHKYLYLEEGSENVFLELKEYGLDGLEVFHSDHSQKETNMLLEIAKKLDLAISGGSDFHGENKPEICIGVGKGNLKIDDEIFYLLESRVLKR, encoded by the coding sequence ATGATTGACCTTCATGTTCACACAACATTTTCGGATGGAACGCTTACTCCTCAAGAGGTTGTAAAGCTTGCTAAAGAAAAGGGACTTATTGCTATTGCAATAACCGACCATGATACAACAGATGGAGTTAAAGCTGCTATTGAAGAGGGAGAAAGACTTGGACTTAAGGTAGTCAGCGGTGTTGAGATAAGTGCTGATTTTGAGATAGAGATGCACATTTTGGGGCTTTTTATAGATATTGACAATGAATTTTTACAGAGTAAACTAAAAATACTGGAAAAGTTCAGAAAGGAAAGAAATCCCAAGATGGTTGAAAAACTCAGGCAATTGGGATATGACATTTCAATGGATGAGGTAAAAGAAATTGCATCAGGTGAAATGATAGGAAGACCTCATATTGCCCAGGTACTTGTCAAGAAAGGATATTTTTCGAGCACAAAAGAGGTGTTTGAAAAACTTTTAGGTTTTGGAAAACCTGCTTATGTAAAAAAGGATAAGTTAAAACCTCAAGATGCTATTGAGGCAATAAAAAAGGCAGGCGGGCTTGCTATTTTGGCACATCCTCACAAGTATTTATATCTGGAAGAGGGAAGCGAAAACGTATTTTTGGAACTAAAAGAATATGGGCTTGACGGGCTTGAGGTTTTCCACTCAGACCACAGCCAAAAAGAGACAAATATGCTACTTGAGATTGCTAAAAAACTTGACCTTGCTATCAGTGGCGGAAGCGACTTTCACGGGGAAAACAAACCAGAGATTTGTATAGGAGTTGGAAAGGGAAATTTAAAGATAGATGATGAAATTTTCTACTTGTTAGAAAGCAGGGTACTAAAACGATGA
- a CDS encoding NAD(P)/FAD-dependent oxidoreductase encodes MSKVYDVIIVGAGPCGIFTAYELIKSNSFAKVIIFEKGRDIESRECPKRVTNVCISCKPCNITTGFSGAGAFSDGKLSLSPNVGGRIQEFVGQHKAMELIKYVDSIYLENGADSKVYGTNSQVIEEIKRKATVANLMLVESPIRHLGTEEAKKIYKRLQDFLLANNVEIRFRTSVKDLVVEDGKVAGVVAEDGNVYHAKNVVICVGREGATWLSKIIEKYNIPCENNRVDIGVRVETPNHIWKGITEHLYESKFIYYTKTFDDKVRTFCMNPGGYVAVEHYDNLAVVNGHSYKNIKSDNTNFALLVSKHFTDPFKDSIKYGKYIAELANMLSGGKVLVQRYGDFIRGRRSNEERIRRNSVVPTLQDAVAGDLSLVLPYRIMLDIKEMIEALDYVVQGVASFDTLLYGVEVKFYSNEVKVKNNFECLTIQNLYFGGDGAGITRGLMQASVNGVLIAREIANKL; translated from the coding sequence ATGAGTAAAGTGTATGATGTTATAATTGTAGGAGCAGGACCATGTGGAATATTTACAGCATATGAACTTATAAAAAGTAATTCGTTTGCAAAGGTTATAATTTTTGAAAAGGGAAGAGATATTGAATCAAGAGAATGTCCCAAAAGAGTTACAAATGTCTGTATATCTTGCAAACCTTGTAATATAACAACTGGATTTTCAGGTGCAGGAGCGTTTTCTGATGGGAAATTATCTTTATCACCAAATGTTGGTGGCAGAATTCAAGAATTTGTTGGGCAACACAAAGCAATGGAACTAATAAAATACGTAGACAGCATATACCTTGAAAATGGAGCAGATAGTAAAGTATACGGTACAAATAGTCAAGTGATTGAGGAAATAAAAAGGAAAGCAACTGTTGCAAATCTAATGCTTGTTGAAAGTCCAATAAGACATCTTGGCACCGAAGAGGCAAAAAAGATATATAAAAGACTTCAGGATTTTCTTCTGGCAAATAACGTTGAAATAAGATTCAGGACATCTGTAAAAGATTTGGTTGTGGAAGATGGGAAAGTGGCAGGTGTTGTTGCTGAGGATGGTAATGTGTATCATGCAAAAAATGTTGTGATATGTGTTGGACGTGAGGGAGCAACCTGGCTTTCGAAGATAATAGAAAAGTATAATATCCCATGTGAGAATAACAGGGTTGACATAGGAGTTAGGGTAGAAACACCAAATCATATATGGAAAGGCATTACCGAACATCTATATGAGAGTAAGTTTATATACTATACTAAAACCTTTGATGACAAAGTAAGAACATTTTGCATGAACCCTGGCGGATATGTTGCGGTTGAACACTATGACAATTTGGCAGTTGTAAATGGACACAGTTATAAAAATATCAAAAGTGATAACACAAACTTTGCGCTGCTTGTCTCAAAACATTTTACTGATCCGTTCAAAGACAGTATAAAATATGGAAAGTACATTGCAGAACTTGCCAATATGCTATCGGGTGGGAAGGTACTTGTGCAACGTTATGGGGACTTTATTAGAGGAAGAAGGTCTAACGAGGAGAGAATAAGGAGAAACTCTGTCGTTCCTACATTGCAAGATGCAGTAGCAGGGGATTTGAGCCTTGTTTTGCCATACAGGATTATGCTTGATATAAAAGAGATGATTGAAGCCTTGGATTATGTTGTGCAGGGGGTTGCATCGTTTGACACACTGCTTTATGGTGTTGAGGTTAAGTTTTATTCAAACGAGGTAAAAGTCAAGAATAATTTTGAGTGTTTGACAATACAAAACCTCTATTTTGGTGGCGATGGAGCGGGAATTACAAGAGGACTTATGCAGGCGAGTGTGAATGGGGTTTTGATTGCCCGCGAGATTGCAAATAAATTATAA
- a CDS encoding TIGR03915 family putative DNA repair protein, translating into MYKIFLYDGTFEGFMCVAFHIISEGIGKDRAIIVSKNEYQPMFIDSVREVQNDLKTFLEMRKGIIEKADNSVFKKIYYAFLSDTKDKEGYILRYLFFVFEHGKKIKYLYSDDLVNAVEKMAKKVSREIGKYMGLMRFYETDKGFLYAKFEPENDIIKPVAFFFKGRLNEFNWVIHDVRRNKVALYDRKKLQFLNNNNLKFEVIKEDEMVQMLWKKYFKSMAIEERKNLKLQQQNMPKKYWKYLVEKN; encoded by the coding sequence ATGTACAAAATATTTTTGTATGACGGAACATTCGAAGGTTTTATGTGTGTGGCATTTCACATAATTTCTGAAGGTATAGGTAAAGATAGGGCTATAATTGTTTCAAAAAATGAGTACCAGCCGATGTTTATAGATAGTGTAAGAGAGGTTCAAAATGATTTAAAAACGTTTTTGGAAATGAGAAAGGGCATAATTGAAAAAGCTGATAACAGTGTTTTCAAAAAGATTTATTATGCATTTTTATCAGATACTAAGGACAAAGAGGGTTATATTTTGAGATATCTATTTTTTGTATTTGAGCATGGCAAAAAGATAAAGTATCTTTACAGTGATGATTTAGTAAATGCAGTTGAAAAGATGGCAAAAAAGGTTAGCAGGGAAATAGGAAAGTACATGGGGCTTATGAGGTTTTATGAGACAGATAAAGGGTTTCTTTATGCTAAGTTTGAGCCAGAAAATGACATAATAAAACCAGTTGCATTCTTTTTCAAAGGCAGGTTGAATGAATTTAACTGGGTCATTCATGATGTTAGACGGAACAAAGTTGCTCTTTATGATAGAAAAAAGCTCCAATTCCTCAATAATAATAACCTGAAATTTGAAGTAATCAAAGAGGATGAGATGGTTCAAATGCTTTGGAAAAAGTATTTCAAATCAATGGCAATTGAAGAACGGAAGAATTTGAAACTTCAGCAACAAAACATGCCTAAAAAATACTGGAAGTATCTTGTAGAAAAAAATTAG
- a CDS encoding putative DNA modification/repair radical SAM protein, whose product MDILEKLEVLGAAAKYDVSCASSGSKREKHFGIGSTFSAGICHSWTDDGRCISLLKVLFTNECIFDCAYCINRKSNDIKRATFTPQEVAELTINFYKRNYIEGLFLSSAIKNSPDWTMEMLFRTVWLLRFKYQFNGYIHVKAIPYASLDLIKKTGFLADRMSVNIELPSEKSLRLLCPNKTKESILKPMEFITKVAEEEKNFVSAGQSTQMIIGATDDSDYKIINLSQHLYKKFKLKRVYYSAYTPVNHDPRILKVESPPLLREHRLYQADWLIRVYNFSADELFKSKDENLDLEVDPKVMWALRNLDRFPVEVNRASYEELIRVPGVGIKSARRIIKNRVFHSLDFEDLKKMGVVLKRAKYFLTCNGKTFERFLIDLPPEKIKQKLIDKNSLQRPRQLSFFDREVFTSVITGEI is encoded by the coding sequence ATGGATATACTTGAAAAACTTGAGGTGCTTGGTGCTGCTGCAAAATATGATGTTTCATGTGCATCAAGTGGGAGCAAAAGGGAAAAACATTTTGGTATTGGTTCAACATTTTCTGCAGGTATTTGCCATAGCTGGACAGATGATGGACGTTGTATATCCCTTCTTAAAGTTCTTTTTACCAATGAATGTATTTTTGACTGCGCTTATTGTATAAATAGAAAGAGCAATGATATAAAAAGGGCAACATTTACGCCTCAAGAAGTTGCTGAGCTGACCATAAACTTTTACAAGAGAAACTATATAGAGGGTCTTTTTTTGAGCTCTGCCATCAAAAATTCTCCTGACTGGACGATGGAGATGCTCTTTCGAACAGTTTGGTTGTTGAGATTCAAGTACCAGTTTAATGGATATATACATGTTAAAGCTATTCCCTATGCATCACTTGATTTGATAAAGAAAACTGGATTTCTGGCTGATAGAATGAGCGTCAATATTGAACTTCCGTCTGAAAAGAGCTTAAGGCTTCTCTGTCCCAATAAAACAAAAGAGAGTATATTAAAGCCCATGGAGTTTATAACAAAAGTAGCTGAAGAAGAGAAAAATTTTGTATCGGCCGGTCAGAGCACTCAAATGATCATTGGTGCAACAGATGACAGTGATTATAAAATAATCAACTTAAGCCAGCACCTTTACAAGAAGTTTAAGCTCAAAAGGGTATACTATTCTGCATACACGCCTGTAAATCACGACCCAAGAATATTGAAAGTGGAGAGTCCACCACTTTTGCGTGAACACAGACTCTATCAGGCAGACTGGCTGATAAGGGTTTATAACTTTTCTGCTGATGAGCTTTTTAAAAGCAAGGATGAAAACCTGGACCTTGAAGTTGACCCGAAAGTGATGTGGGCGCTCAGAAATCTTGATAGGTTTCCTGTAGAGGTGAACAGAGCAAGCTATGAAGAACTCATAAGAGTGCCGGGAGTTGGCATAAAAAGTGCAAGGAGGATAATAAAAAATAGGGTATTTCATTCTCTGGATTTTGAGGATTTAAAAAAGATGGGTGTTGTTCTAAAAAGAGCAAAATATTTTTTAACATGCAACGGCAAGACATTTGAAAGGTTTTTGATTGATTTGCCACCTGAGAAAATAAAGCAAAAACTCATAGATAAAAATTCTTTGCAAAGACCTCGGCAGCTTTCCTTTTTTGATAGGGAAGTATTTACATCTGTGATAACAGGGGAGATTTAA